The proteins below are encoded in one region of Neisseria bacilliformis:
- a CDS encoding MFS transporter, producing the protein MARAEQTQMSPEEWRASTSLSGVYALRMLGMFLVLPVLSIYAASLPGAQNNAALAGFAAGMYGLTQALMQLPLGMASDRFGRKKTIYFGLILFAAGSFTAAAADSWAMLTLGRALQGAGAVSAAVTALLADLTREEVRTRAMAMIGLSIGLTFSASLVLSPMLTGFIGVKGLFVLTGTLTLASILVVALFTPEPQVSKLHEDMQAQPGRLAEVFKNRRLMSLNFGIFALHCGMMAIFASLPFVMENLGLDKTGHWKVYFPATLLGLILMIPAIIVGETRGRLKQVFVIGIALTAAAALLLMFSLDSLWLITACLIVYFIGFNILEASQPSMVSKIAPADLKGTAMGVYNTLQSVGLMSGFWLGGWLYQHHGMHAVLAFVAALTLVWLAFAAASPAPRPVKNVALRTGKTWLGRPEALRYALGGVAGIEQISFSGDGQTVYIKALQKGFDEAAAKTIVSGE; encoded by the coding sequence ATGGCAAGAGCAGAACAAACCCAGATGTCCCCCGAAGAATGGCGCGCCAGCACCTCGCTCTCGGGCGTGTACGCCCTGCGGATGCTGGGGATGTTCCTCGTGCTGCCCGTGCTGTCGATTTACGCCGCCTCGCTGCCGGGCGCGCAAAACAACGCCGCGCTGGCGGGCTTCGCGGCGGGAATGTACGGGCTGACGCAGGCGCTGATGCAGCTTCCGCTGGGCATGGCCTCCGACCGCTTCGGCCGCAAGAAAACCATTTATTTCGGCCTGATTCTGTTTGCCGCCGGCAGCTTCACCGCCGCCGCCGCCGATTCCTGGGCGATGCTCACGCTGGGGCGCGCCTTGCAGGGCGCGGGCGCGGTGAGCGCGGCGGTAACCGCCCTGCTGGCCGACCTCACCCGCGAAGAAGTGCGCACGCGGGCGATGGCGATGATCGGCCTGAGCATCGGCCTCACCTTCTCCGCCAGTCTCGTGCTCTCGCCCATGCTCACCGGCTTTATCGGCGTGAAAGGGCTGTTTGTGCTCACCGGCACTCTGACGCTGGCCAGCATCCTCGTCGTCGCCCTGTTCACGCCCGAGCCGCAGGTTTCCAAGCTGCACGAAGACATGCAGGCGCAACCCGGGCGGCTGGCCGAAGTGTTCAAAAACCGCCGCCTGATGAGCCTCAACTTCGGCATCTTCGCCCTGCACTGCGGCATGATGGCCATCTTCGCCAGCCTGCCCTTCGTGATGGAAAACCTCGGGCTGGACAAAACCGGCCACTGGAAAGTCTATTTCCCCGCCACCCTGCTCGGCCTCATCCTGATGATCCCCGCCATCATCGTCGGCGAAACCAGAGGCCGTCTGAAACAAGTGTTCGTCATCGGCATCGCCCTCACCGCCGCCGCCGCCCTGCTGCTGATGTTCTCGCTCGACTCGCTCTGGCTCATCACCGCCTGCCTGATTGTCTACTTCATCGGCTTCAATATCCTCGAAGCCAGCCAGCCCTCGATGGTGTCGAAAATCGCCCCCGCCGATTTGAAAGGCACCGCGATGGGCGTGTACAACACCCTGCAATCGGTCGGCCTGATGAGCGGCTTCTGGCTCGGCGGCTGGCTTTACCAGCACCACGGCATGCACGCCGTGCTCGCCTTCGTCGCCGCCCTCACCCTCGTGTGGCTGGCCTTTGCCGCCGCCAGCCCCGCGCCCCGCCCCGTGAAAAACGTCGCCCTGCGCACCGGCAAAACCTGGCTCGGCCGGCCCGAAGCCCTGCGCTACGCCCTCGGCGGCGTGGCCGGCATCGAACAAATCAGTTTCAGCGGCGACGGCCAAACCGTCTATATCAAAGCGTTGCAGAAAGGCTTCGACGAAGCCGCAGCAAAAACCATTGTTTCAGGAGAGTAA
- the trpS gene encoding tryptophan--tRNA ligase gives MSKKRVLTGVTTTGIPHLGNYVGAIRPAIRAAQNPDTESFLFLADYHGIIKCHEPERIHESTQAVAATWLACGLDPERTTFYRQSDIPEVMELNWILTCITAKGLMNRAHAYKAAVQANAENNQEDPDHGVEMGLYSYPILMTADILMFNAQEVPVGRDQIQHVEMARDIAGRFNHRFGELFTLPEVKIDEQVELLVGLDGRKMSKSYGNTIPLFDTEKKLQKSVNKIITNLKEPGEPKQPDESPLFEIYKAFATPDETDEFTRMLADGLAWGEAKKLLAAKINAELADKRERYHELTAAPAQIEDILQAGAAKARREARMLLDKVRDAVGIRALK, from the coding sequence ATGAGCAAAAAACGCGTCCTCACCGGCGTAACCACCACCGGCATCCCCCATCTGGGCAACTACGTCGGCGCCATCCGCCCCGCCATCCGCGCCGCGCAAAACCCCGACACCGAGTCTTTCCTGTTCCTCGCCGACTACCACGGCATCATCAAATGCCACGAGCCCGAGCGCATCCACGAATCCACGCAGGCCGTGGCCGCCACCTGGCTTGCCTGCGGTCTCGACCCCGAGCGCACCACCTTCTACCGCCAGAGCGACATCCCCGAAGTGATGGAACTCAACTGGATTCTGACCTGCATCACCGCCAAAGGCCTGATGAACCGCGCCCACGCCTACAAAGCCGCCGTGCAGGCCAATGCCGAAAACAATCAGGAAGACCCCGACCACGGCGTGGAAATGGGTTTGTACAGCTACCCGATTCTGATGACCGCCGACATTCTGATGTTTAACGCGCAGGAAGTGCCCGTCGGCCGCGACCAAATCCAACACGTCGAAATGGCGCGCGACATCGCCGGCCGTTTCAACCACCGCTTCGGCGAACTCTTCACCCTGCCCGAAGTGAAAATCGACGAACAAGTCGAGCTTCTCGTCGGCCTTGACGGGCGCAAAATGAGCAAAAGCTACGGCAACACCATTCCATTGTTCGATACCGAGAAAAAGCTGCAAAAATCGGTCAACAAAATCATCACCAACCTCAAAGAACCCGGCGAGCCCAAACAGCCCGACGAAAGCCCGCTGTTTGAAATCTACAAAGCCTTCGCCACACCGGACGAAACCGACGAGTTCACCCGAATGCTGGCCGACGGCCTCGCCTGGGGAGAAGCCAAAAAACTCTTGGCCGCCAAAATCAACGCCGAGCTGGCCGACAAACGCGAACGCTACCACGAACTTACCGCCGCCCCCGCGCAAATCGAAGACATCTTGCAGGCCGGCGCGGCCAAAGCCCGCCGCGAAGCCCGCATGCTGCTGGACAAAGTGCGCGACGCCGTCGGCATCCGCGCCCTGAAATAG
- a CDS encoding prephenate dehydrogenase: MPAIPPVRRLALIGVGLIGGSFALDLKRLGLVRHVAGIDTDPANLQRALSDGLIDSAHTQIDAQSLSGADFVLIATPVAALPSVCRALAPQLAPETVVCDTGSTKQSALAAFAAHLPQHLPHCVAAHPVAGSERHGAAAARHGLFAGKKLIICPHQTQNPQAETRAAELWQAAGAKVCRMDAAAHDTVFAAVSHLPHLLAFAYVAQILARADAAACLENAASGFRDFTRLASSSPELWRDVCLDNRESLIALVRGQCEQLEAIEQMLHDNDPAALHRCFAQAKHARDQWLHGQEKAV, translated from the coding sequence ATGCCCGCCATTCCGCCCGTGCGCCGCCTCGCCCTCATCGGCGTCGGCCTCATCGGCGGCTCCTTCGCCCTCGACCTCAAACGCCTCGGCCTCGTCCGGCACGTCGCCGGTATCGACACCGACCCCGCCAACCTCCAACGCGCCCTTTCAGACGGCCTCATCGACAGCGCGCACACGCAGATTGACGCGCAAAGCCTCTCCGGCGCGGATTTCGTCCTCATCGCCACCCCCGTCGCCGCCCTGCCGTCCGTCTGCCGCGCCCTCGCCCCGCAGCTCGCGCCCGAAACCGTCGTCTGCGACACCGGCAGCACCAAACAGTCCGCCCTCGCCGCCTTCGCCGCACACCTGCCGCAGCACCTGCCGCACTGCGTCGCCGCCCACCCCGTCGCCGGTTCCGAACGCCACGGCGCGGCGGCGGCACGGCACGGCCTGTTTGCCGGCAAAAAGCTCATCATCTGCCCGCACCAAACGCAAAACCCGCAGGCCGAAACACGCGCCGCCGAACTCTGGCAGGCCGCCGGCGCGAAAGTCTGCCGCATGGACGCCGCCGCCCACGACACCGTGTTCGCCGCCGTCTCCCACCTGCCGCACCTGCTCGCCTTCGCCTATGTCGCCCAAATCCTCGCCCGCGCCGACGCCGCCGCCTGCCTCGAAAACGCCGCCAGCGGCTTCCGCGACTTCACCCGCCTCGCATCCAGCTCCCCCGAACTCTGGCGCGACGTCTGCCTCGACAACCGCGAAAGCCTGATCGCCCTCGTGCGCGGCCAGTGCGAACAACTCGAAGCCATCGAACAAATGCTGCACGACAACGACCCCGCCGCCCTCCACCGCTGCTTCGCCCAAGCCAAACACGCCCGCGACCAATGGCTGCACGGGCAGGAAAAGGCCGTCTGA
- a CDS encoding TIGR01244 family sulfur transferase: MAILKLAENLYISPQLTEADAAEAARLGIRSVICNRHDGEEAGQPDYALVQDWLAAVGITEAAHQPLTAAEINARDAEMFHLLFTASDKPVLAFCRTGTRSALLWAMHAVRSGTTVADALAAAQNAGVDLSKFAARLEQAAEA, from the coding sequence ATGGCCATCCTCAAACTGGCAGAAAACCTCTACATCTCCCCGCAGCTCACCGAAGCCGACGCCGCCGAAGCCGCGCGGCTGGGCATCCGAAGCGTTATCTGCAACCGCCACGACGGCGAAGAAGCAGGCCAGCCCGACTACGCCCTGGTGCAGGACTGGCTCGCCGCCGTCGGCATCACCGAAGCCGCCCACCAGCCGCTCACCGCCGCCGAAATCAACGCGCGCGACGCGGAAATGTTCCACCTGCTGTTCACCGCCTCCGACAAGCCCGTGCTCGCCTTTTGCCGCACCGGCACCCGCAGCGCGCTCTTGTGGGCGATGCATGCCGTGCGCAGCGGCACCACCGTGGCCGACGCCCTCGCCGCCGCGCAAAACGCAGGCGTGGACTTGTCGAAATTCGCCGCCAGGCTGGAACAGGCGGCAGAGGCGTAA